The Candidatus Curtissbacteria bacterium sequence GAAGCAGGGTCATCTATGGCACCTTTTGATTTTTATAACAATGGACAGATCGAAGCAAAGGGCGCCATAAATGGTTTGAATGCTAAACCTGAAGAGGTGGAAGTGAAAGTCAAAGAAGCGACAAAAGGTAAAACGAAAGTATTTCTTTTTCAATACTTAACGCAAATAACAGATCCTCAAGGATTAGTTTTTAAAGAACTTTCAAGACAAGGTTTTGTCAATACTGGCACCAAAGATTTCAGTGGCGTCGGGTTCGTTTACGTCTTCGAGAAATAATATGAATGCTAAAAAAAATTTAAAAAAGCTCTTCGACAAATTTTTCTGGAAACAACATCCAGAAGCAGCCCTCAGGTACATGCCGGTAATTTCAGAAATTGAAAAAGCCAAACTGAAAGGCGCCAAAATCCTGGAAGTTGGCTCTGGAGCTCTTGGAATAGTACCTTACATTAAAAGAGAAATCGACGGGATAGACGTTGACTTCACTGGTACAAAATCCGAACTGCTGCATGAAATCAAGGGCACCGCGACCAAGCTTCCTTTTCGCAGAAATTCTTACGACGTCGTCATATCGTCAGATGTTTTAGAACATCTTAAAAAAGAAAATAGACCACAAGCAATTGAAGAACAAATAAGAGTCGCCAAAAAACTAGCAATAATCGTTGTACCCGTCGGAGAACTTTCAGAAGAACAAGACAAGGAACTGAGCGCGTACTGGAACAAGGTTTTTCAAAAAAGCGGCCACCAGTTTCTCCAAGAGCATATAGAAAACGGTCTGCCC is a genomic window containing:
- a CDS encoding class I SAM-dependent methyltransferase, with translation MNAKKNLKKLFDKFFWKQHPEAALRYMPVISEIEKAKLKGAKILEVGSGALGIVPYIKREIDGIDVDFTGTKSELLHEIKGTATKLPFRRNSYDVVISSDVLEHLKKENRPQAIEEQIRVAKKLAIIVVPVGELSEEQDKELSAYWNKVFQKSGHQFLQEHIENGLPRTDEILVTIDKSLRSLKKEAKVKSYPSLNLAVRKFLMKTWISKNKFFYYLYLKGYLLLIPLLKFANFGNCYRRVFVIEFR